A genomic stretch from Kogia breviceps isolate mKogBre1 chromosome 1, mKogBre1 haplotype 1, whole genome shotgun sequence includes:
- the S1PR1 gene encoding sphingosine 1-phosphate receptor 1 isoform X1: MHRQTSVCAAVSEALSGHGKAAEKAWISLAQPSPLPVKARSASPSSVHLEKYRPGLLGTEGIMGSTNIPLVKALRSSVSDYVNYDIIVRHYNYTGKLNIGADKENGIKLISLVFILICCFIILENIFVLLTIWKTKKFHRPMYYFIGNLALSDLLAGVAYTANLLLSGATTYKLTPAQWFLREGSMFVALSASVFSLLAIAIERYITMLKMKLHNGSNRFRSFLLISACWVISLILGGLPIMGWNCISALPSCSTVLPLYHKHYILFCTTVFTLLLLSIVILYCRIYSLVRTRSRRLTFRKNISKASRSSEKSLALLKTVIIVLGVFIACWAPLFILLLLDVGCKVKTCDILFRTEYFLVLAVLNSGTNPIIYTLSNKEMRRAFVRIMSCCKCPSGDSTGKFTRPIIAGMEFSRSKSDNSSHPQKDDGDNPETIMSSGNVNSSS, translated from the exons ATGCACCGGCAGACTTCTGTTTGT GCTGCGGTTTCTGAGGCCCTCTCCGGTCACGGAAAAGCTGCAGAGAAAGCCTGGATCTCTCTCGCTCAACCATCCCCGCTGCCAGTGAAGGCTCGCTCCGCCTCGCCCTCTAGCGTTCATCTGGAGAAGTACCGCCCGGGGCTCCTGGGGACAGAGGGCATCATGGGGTCCACCAACATCCCGCTGGTCAAGGCCCTCCGCAGCTCTGTCTCCGACTATGTCAACTACGACATCATCGTCCGGCATTATAACTACACGGGAAAGCTGAATATCGGCGCGGACAAGGAAAACGGCATTAAACTGATCTCACTGGTGTTCATTCTCATCTGCTGCTTTATCATCCTAGAGAACATCTTTGTTTTGCTGACCATTTGGAAAACCAAGAAGTTCCACCGACCCATGTACTATTTTATTGGCAACCTCGCCCTCTCAGACCTGTTGGCAGGAGTGGCCTACACAGCCAACCTGCTTTTGTCTGGGGCCACCACCTACAAGCTAACCCCCGCCCAGTGGTTTCTGCGGGAAGGGAGTATGTTTGTGGCCCTGTCTGCCTCCGTGTTCAGCCTCCTAGCCATTGCCATTGAGCGCTACATCACCATGCTGAAGATGAAACTCCACAATGGGAGCAACAGGTTCCGCTCCTTCCTGCTCATCAGTGCCTGTTGGGTTATCTCCCTCATCCTGGGGGGCCTGCCCATCATGGGCTGGAACTGCATCAGCGCgctgcccagctgctccacagtgCTGCCGCTCTACCACAAGCACTATATCCTCTTCTGCACCACGGTCTTCACCCTGCTTCTCCTCTCCATCGTCATCCTGTACTGCAGGATCTACTCCTTGGTCAGGACTCGGAGCCGCCGTCTGACGTTCCGCAAGAACATTTCGAAGGCCAGCCGCAGCTCAGAAAAGTCGCTGGCGCTGCTCAAGACCGTGATTATCGTCCTGGGCGTCTTCATCGCCTGCTGGGCGCCACTCTTCATCCTGCTCCTGCTGGACGTGGGCTGCAAGGTGAAGACCTGCGACATCCTCTTCAGAACGGAGTACTTCCTGGTGTTGGCTGTGCTGAACTCGGGCACCAACCCCATCATCTACACTTTGTCCAACAAGGAGATGCGTCGGGCCTTCGTCCGGATCATGTCCTGCTGCAAGTGCCCCAGCGGAGACTCCACCGGCAAATTCACACGACCCATCATCGCCGGCATGGAATTCAGCCGCAGTAAGTCAGACAACTCCTCCCACCCTCAGAAGGATGATGGGGATAACCCAGAGACCATTATGTCTTCTGGAAACGTCAACTCTTCGTCCTAA
- the S1PR1 gene encoding sphingosine 1-phosphate receptor 1 isoform X2 encodes MGSTNIPLVKALRSSVSDYVNYDIIVRHYNYTGKLNIGADKENGIKLISLVFILICCFIILENIFVLLTIWKTKKFHRPMYYFIGNLALSDLLAGVAYTANLLLSGATTYKLTPAQWFLREGSMFVALSASVFSLLAIAIERYITMLKMKLHNGSNRFRSFLLISACWVISLILGGLPIMGWNCISALPSCSTVLPLYHKHYILFCTTVFTLLLLSIVILYCRIYSLVRTRSRRLTFRKNISKASRSSEKSLALLKTVIIVLGVFIACWAPLFILLLLDVGCKVKTCDILFRTEYFLVLAVLNSGTNPIIYTLSNKEMRRAFVRIMSCCKCPSGDSTGKFTRPIIAGMEFSRSKSDNSSHPQKDDGDNPETIMSSGNVNSSS; translated from the coding sequence ATGGGGTCCACCAACATCCCGCTGGTCAAGGCCCTCCGCAGCTCTGTCTCCGACTATGTCAACTACGACATCATCGTCCGGCATTATAACTACACGGGAAAGCTGAATATCGGCGCGGACAAGGAAAACGGCATTAAACTGATCTCACTGGTGTTCATTCTCATCTGCTGCTTTATCATCCTAGAGAACATCTTTGTTTTGCTGACCATTTGGAAAACCAAGAAGTTCCACCGACCCATGTACTATTTTATTGGCAACCTCGCCCTCTCAGACCTGTTGGCAGGAGTGGCCTACACAGCCAACCTGCTTTTGTCTGGGGCCACCACCTACAAGCTAACCCCCGCCCAGTGGTTTCTGCGGGAAGGGAGTATGTTTGTGGCCCTGTCTGCCTCCGTGTTCAGCCTCCTAGCCATTGCCATTGAGCGCTACATCACCATGCTGAAGATGAAACTCCACAATGGGAGCAACAGGTTCCGCTCCTTCCTGCTCATCAGTGCCTGTTGGGTTATCTCCCTCATCCTGGGGGGCCTGCCCATCATGGGCTGGAACTGCATCAGCGCgctgcccagctgctccacagtgCTGCCGCTCTACCACAAGCACTATATCCTCTTCTGCACCACGGTCTTCACCCTGCTTCTCCTCTCCATCGTCATCCTGTACTGCAGGATCTACTCCTTGGTCAGGACTCGGAGCCGCCGTCTGACGTTCCGCAAGAACATTTCGAAGGCCAGCCGCAGCTCAGAAAAGTCGCTGGCGCTGCTCAAGACCGTGATTATCGTCCTGGGCGTCTTCATCGCCTGCTGGGCGCCACTCTTCATCCTGCTCCTGCTGGACGTGGGCTGCAAGGTGAAGACCTGCGACATCCTCTTCAGAACGGAGTACTTCCTGGTGTTGGCTGTGCTGAACTCGGGCACCAACCCCATCATCTACACTTTGTCCAACAAGGAGATGCGTCGGGCCTTCGTCCGGATCATGTCCTGCTGCAAGTGCCCCAGCGGAGACTCCACCGGCAAATTCACACGACCCATCATCGCCGGCATGGAATTCAGCCGCAGTAAGTCAGACAACTCCTCCCACCCTCAGAAGGATGATGGGGATAACCCAGAGACCATTATGTCTTCTGGAAACGTCAACTCTTCGTCCTAA